In Candidatus Tanganyikabacteria bacterium, one DNA window encodes the following:
- a CDS encoding trypsin-like peptidase domain-containing protein — translation MGNKFVSGLVTLAVGFAGGAGGTAAVMLLKPPLLLPAQAAPAAAAATEPARTLSGPPEIIADLVEKVGPAVVNIDTVTRQRNPFYEYHQFFQDPFFGGGSPFGMQDRDQKPFFMRKGVGSGFVIESDGLIVTNNHVVAGASELTVTMPDGKKHKGKVVGKDPGTDLALVKIDARGLPTLPLADPATLRVGEWVVAIGSPLGLQHTVTSGILSAMNRDVNVNPRVNFLQTDAPINPGNSGGPLLNLRGQVIGVNTAVAREGQGIGFAIPVSTVMDVVPQLKAKGTVERPWLGVGVQDLPEERGKMFFPADSGALVKEVTKGSPAEKVGLQAGDIILEVDGKKIHSASELIWAIARHKKGDTVKLLVSREGQKKTITAQLDKMPDKVANREQEESQE, via the coding sequence ATGGGCAACAAGTTCGTGTCCGGGCTGGTCACGTTGGCGGTAGGGTTCGCCGGAGGCGCCGGTGGGACGGCGGCCGTGATGCTGCTCAAGCCGCCGCTGCTCCTGCCCGCGCAGGCCGCCCCGGCCGCTGCGGCGGCCACCGAGCCGGCCAGGACCTTGTCGGGACCGCCCGAGATCATCGCGGACCTGGTCGAGAAAGTCGGGCCGGCGGTCGTCAACATCGATACCGTGACTCGCCAGCGCAACCCGTTCTACGAATACCACCAGTTCTTCCAGGATCCGTTCTTCGGGGGCGGTTCGCCATTCGGCATGCAAGATCGGGACCAGAAGCCGTTCTTCATGCGCAAGGGCGTGGGCTCTGGCTTCGTCATCGAGTCCGACGGCTTGATCGTGACCAACAACCACGTCGTGGCCGGTGCCTCCGAACTCACCGTCACGATGCCGGACGGCAAGAAGCACAAGGGCAAGGTCGTCGGCAAGGATCCCGGCACCGATCTGGCCCTGGTGAAGATCGACGCCAGGGGCCTGCCCACGCTGCCGCTGGCCGATCCGGCGACGCTGCGCGTCGGTGAGTGGGTCGTGGCGATCGGCAGCCCCCTGGGCCTGCAGCACACCGTGACGTCGGGCATCCTCTCGGCGATGAACCGCGACGTCAACGTCAATCCCCGGGTCAACTTCCTCCAGACCGACGCGCCCATCAACCCCGGCAACTCGGGCGGGCCGCTCCTCAACCTGCGCGGACAGGTCATAGGCGTCAACACGGCGGTCGCGCGCGAAGGCCAGGGCATCGGCTTCGCGATACCCGTTTCCACCGTCATGGACGTGGTGCCGCAGCTCAAGGCCAAGGGCACGGTCGAGCGGCCCTGGCTCGGCGTGGGCGTCCAGGACCTGCCGGAGGAGCGCGGCAAGATGTTCTTCCCGGCCGACTCGGGCGCCCTGGTCAAGGAAGTCACCAAGGGCAGCCCCGCCGAGAAGGTCGGCCTCCAGGCGGGCGACATCATCCTCGAGGTCGACGGCAAGAAGATTCACTCGGCCTCCGAGCTCATCTGGGCCATCGCCCGCCACAAGAAGGGCGACACGGTGAAGCTCCTGGTATCCCGCGAAGGCCAGAAGAAGACCATCACCGCTCAGCTGGACAAGATGCCCGACAAGGTCGCCAACCGCGAGCAGGAGGAGTCGCAGGAATAG